One part of the Luteibacter yeojuensis genome encodes these proteins:
- the scpB gene encoding SMC-Scp complex subunit ScpB produces MQPEQLKPIVEAALLASTQPMTIAQLKAIFGEDEEIGTDELTQALAALGADCEGRGVELVEVASGWRYQVRREVHGWVSRMWAEKPSRYSRALLETLALIAYRQPITRPEIEQIRGVVVSSNIIKTLEEREWIRVVGHRDVPGKPALFGTTRAFLDYFNLKSLDALPPLSEIRDLEELNPQMRFEGDAEPAPARAAMPDGEDQESPETAHAEGDAVEDSNQVPDGDDVAAASPTADEAENPISDAEDGDAEKDTEESRA; encoded by the coding sequence ATGCAACCCGAACAGCTCAAACCCATCGTGGAAGCGGCGCTGCTGGCGTCGACACAGCCGATGACCATCGCGCAGTTGAAGGCGATCTTCGGCGAGGACGAGGAGATCGGCACGGACGAACTCACGCAGGCCCTGGCGGCCCTCGGCGCCGACTGCGAGGGGCGCGGCGTGGAGCTGGTGGAGGTCGCATCCGGCTGGCGCTACCAGGTGCGGCGGGAGGTGCACGGGTGGGTCTCGCGGATGTGGGCCGAAAAGCCGAGCCGCTACTCGCGCGCCCTCCTCGAGACCCTGGCGCTGATCGCCTACCGCCAGCCGATCACCCGCCCCGAAATCGAACAGATCCGCGGCGTGGTGGTGTCGTCGAACATCATCAAGACGCTCGAAGAACGCGAATGGATCCGCGTGGTGGGCCACCGCGACGTACCGGGCAAGCCGGCACTGTTCGGTACCACCCGCGCCTTCCTCGACTACTTCAACCTGAAGTCCCTGGACGCCCTGCCCCCGTTGTCGGAAATTCGCGACCTCGAGGAACTTAATCCGCAGATGCGCTTCGAAGGCGATGCGGAGCCCGCGCCGGCCCGGGCCGCGATGCCCGACGGCGAAGACCAGGAATCCCCCGAGACCGCGCATGCCGAAGGCGATGCGGTCGAGGACTCGAACCAAGTGCCTGACGGCGACGACGTCGCCGCGGCTTCCCCCACTGCCGACGAGGCAGAGAACCCCATAAGCGACGCCGAAGACGGCGACGCCGAGAAAGATACCGAGGAGTCACGCGCATGA
- the hisF gene encoding imidazole glycerol phosphate synthase subunit HisF — protein MLSRRIVPCLDVRDGQVVKGVRFRDHVVVGEIVELALRYRDEGADELVFYDITASPEGRSVDRHWVERVAREIDIPFCVAGGIRSVEDARAVLHAGADKVSINSPALERPALVGELADAFGVQCVVVGVDSLRDDDGEWRVRQYTGDPSRTRALRKRTLDWIDEVQQLGAGEIVLNCMGTDGVRRGYDIEQLKAARAMSRVPLVASGGAGVPAHFTEVFREADVDAALAASVFHSGDIGIPALKRELRAQGIEVRL, from the coding sequence ATGCTGAGCCGTCGCATCGTGCCCTGCCTGGACGTACGCGATGGCCAGGTCGTGAAGGGCGTGCGCTTCCGCGACCATGTCGTCGTGGGCGAGATCGTCGAACTCGCGCTGCGCTATCGCGACGAGGGCGCCGACGAACTCGTCTTCTACGACATCACGGCGAGTCCGGAAGGGCGAAGCGTCGACCGCCACTGGGTGGAGCGGGTCGCGCGCGAGATCGACATTCCGTTCTGCGTCGCCGGCGGCATCCGCAGCGTCGAGGACGCGCGCGCCGTGCTGCACGCCGGTGCCGACAAGGTGTCGATCAACTCGCCCGCGCTGGAGCGCCCGGCGCTGGTCGGCGAGCTTGCCGATGCCTTCGGCGTGCAGTGCGTCGTCGTGGGCGTGGACAGCCTGCGCGACGACGACGGCGAATGGCGCGTGCGCCAGTACACGGGCGATCCCTCGCGTACGCGCGCGCTGCGCAAGCGCACGCTGGATTGGATCGACGAGGTGCAGCAGCTTGGCGCGGGAGAGATCGTGCTGAACTGCATGGGTACCGATGGTGTCCGTCGCGGCTACGACATCGAGCAGCTGAAGGCCGCGAGGGCCATGAGTCGCGTGCCGCTCGTGGCGTCCGGCGGTGCGGGTGTGCCGGCGCACTTCACCGAGGTTTTCCGCGAGGCCGACGTCGACGCGGCACTCGCGGCAAGCGTCTTCCATTCCGGCGACATCGGCATTCCCGCGTTGAAACGGGAGCTGCGCGCGCAAGGCATCGAGGTGAGGCTATGA
- a CDS encoding pseudouridine synthase, translated as MNAPQRSLLTLKRGGNEAAEGTPQLEERLHKVLANAGLGSRRMLEQRIQAGEVEVNGTVATIGASVHAGDRVVLDGKQFVVATDNRSDAEVLVYHKPEGVVTTREDTEGRPTVFEQLPRLRGARWVAVGRLDINTTGLLLLTTDGELANALMHPKSGLEREYLCRVHGEVPDETIERLKAGVELEDGPARFDEIGIISRGGSHSWFRVTIREGRNREVRRLWDSQGFLVSRLKRIRYGSVELPRALRRGDCESLDETAIKELRERAGLGAPDPVLTLSAVVHQRRAPRHVTEYRPDTRATGAWSSARHDEARELTAFDRIRDDNPRGGRGGRGGRAQGAGGGQRREVNGNVARPERSGGGAQRKSRRVAPGQELPSIRTWFAGDSRTGGGNTAGNTAGNTAGNRGPRPGGRSGNAGGNRAAGQGPARNEGNRASGSRFEGGGNRGGRPGGGNRTGGPGGGGNRTGGPRPGGNRGGRPGGGNRGGNR; from the coding sequence ATGAATGCGCCACAGCGTTCCCTGCTCACCCTGAAACGCGGCGGCAACGAAGCCGCCGAAGGCACCCCCCAACTCGAGGAGCGCCTGCACAAGGTCCTCGCCAACGCCGGGCTCGGCTCGCGCCGGATGCTCGAACAGCGCATCCAGGCCGGCGAGGTCGAGGTCAACGGCACCGTCGCCACGATCGGCGCCAGCGTCCACGCCGGCGACCGCGTCGTCCTCGACGGCAAGCAGTTCGTCGTCGCCACCGACAACCGCAGCGACGCGGAAGTCCTGGTCTACCACAAGCCGGAAGGCGTGGTGACCACCCGCGAGGACACCGAAGGTCGCCCCACCGTGTTCGAACAGCTGCCGCGCCTGCGTGGCGCGCGCTGGGTCGCCGTGGGCCGCCTCGACATCAACACCACGGGCCTGCTCCTGCTCACGACCGACGGGGAACTCGCCAACGCGCTGATGCACCCGAAGAGCGGCCTCGAGCGCGAATACCTTTGCCGCGTCCACGGCGAAGTGCCGGACGAGACGATCGAGCGGCTCAAGGCCGGCGTGGAACTGGAAGACGGCCCCGCCCGCTTCGACGAGATCGGCATCATCAGCCGCGGCGGCAGCCACAGCTGGTTCCGCGTCACCATCCGCGAGGGCCGCAATCGCGAAGTCCGCCGACTGTGGGATTCGCAGGGCTTCCTCGTCAGCCGCCTGAAGCGCATCCGTTACGGCTCGGTGGAGCTGCCGCGAGCGCTACGCCGTGGCGATTGCGAATCGCTCGACGAGACCGCCATCAAGGAACTGCGCGAGCGCGCCGGCCTCGGTGCACCGGACCCCGTCTTGACGCTGAGCGCGGTGGTGCACCAGCGCCGCGCACCGCGCCACGTCACCGAGTACCGTCCCGACACCCGCGCCACTGGCGCCTGGAGCTCGGCGCGGCATGACGAAGCCCGCGAACTCACCGCATTTGATCGTATCCGCGACGACAACCCGCGTGGCGGGCGTGGCGGCCGCGGCGGTCGCGCGCAGGGCGCCGGCGGCGGCCAGCGCCGCGAGGTCAACGGCAACGTCGCCCGTCCGGAACGGTCGGGCGGCGGTGCCCAGCGCAAGTCGCGCCGTGTGGCACCGGGGCAGGAACTGCCGTCGATCCGCACCTGGTTCGCGGGCGACAGCCGCACCGGTGGCGGCAATACGGCGGGCAACACGGCCGGCAATACCGCCGGCAACCGTGGTCCGCGTCCGGGCGGACGTTCGGGCAATGCGGGCGGCAACCGCGCGGCGGGCCAGGGTCCGGCGCGTAACGAAGGCAATCGCGCCTCCGGCAGCCGTTTCGAAGGCGGCGGAAATCGCGGCGGCCGTCCCGGCGGCGGCAATCGCACCGGCGGTCCGGGTGGTGGCGGCAATCGCACCGGCGGCCCGCGTCCCGGCGGCAACCGCGGCGGACGCCCGGGCGGCGGCAATCGCGGCGGCAACCGGTAA
- the hisH gene encoding imidazole glycerol phosphate synthase subunit HisH, translating into MRVVLVDAGGTNIGSVRYALQRLGTDAELTSDAQRIRAASHVILPGVGAAGPGMRMLREAGLVDVLRGLTQPVLGVCLGMQLLCEHSEEGDTECLGVVPATVRRFAESPGRRVPHMGWNALHVTACHPLVAGLREGDAAYFVHSYAVPTGDYTLASSEHGQPFAAVVAAGNFMGMQFHPERSAGLGAQLLRNFLSL; encoded by the coding sequence ATGCGGGTCGTCCTCGTCGATGCCGGCGGCACGAACATCGGTTCCGTGCGTTACGCCTTGCAGCGCCTCGGTACCGATGCCGAACTCACGTCCGACGCCCAGCGCATCCGCGCGGCAAGCCACGTCATCCTGCCGGGCGTCGGCGCGGCAGGGCCGGGCATGCGCATGCTTCGCGAGGCCGGCCTCGTGGACGTGCTGCGCGGGCTGACCCAGCCGGTGCTCGGCGTATGCCTCGGCATGCAACTGCTGTGCGAGCATTCGGAGGAGGGCGATACCGAATGCCTGGGCGTCGTTCCCGCCACGGTACGCCGGTTTGCCGAAAGCCCGGGACGGCGCGTGCCGCACATGGGCTGGAACGCCTTGCACGTGACGGCCTGCCACCCGCTCGTCGCCGGTTTGCGCGAAGGCGATGCGGCGTATTTCGTCCATAGCTACGCCGTGCCCACCGGCGACTACACGCTCGCGTCGAGCGAGCACGGTCAGCCCTTCGCGGCGGTCGTCGCCGCCGGCAACTTCATGGGCATGCAATTCCATCCCGAGCGCTCGGCGGGCCTGGGCGCGCAACTCCTGCGGAATTTCCTCTCCTTATGA
- a CDS encoding HisA/HisF-related TIM barrel protein, with the protein MTLPIPAIDLRDGKVVRLYKGDYARQTTFAFEPEALAARYADEGAGWLHVVDLDGARSGHFENLATIAGIASSGRLRVQAGGGIRDEDGVRRLLEAGADRVVVGSVAIRDPETVAMWIGRYGADRIVPALDTRFRDGEWKLPSAGWTADEARTLDDLVPWYEAAGARHLLCTDIDRDGTMSGPNVALYRHLGTLAPALEVQASGGVRSLEDVAALALQGSAGVILGRALLEGAFTLADAFAVAERAGASC; encoded by the coding sequence ATGACGCTTCCCATTCCCGCGATCGACCTGCGCGATGGCAAGGTCGTCCGCCTCTACAAGGGCGACTACGCTCGGCAGACCACCTTCGCCTTCGAGCCCGAGGCGCTCGCCGCACGCTACGCCGACGAAGGCGCCGGATGGCTGCACGTGGTCGACCTCGACGGTGCGCGGTCCGGGCATTTCGAGAACCTCGCGACCATCGCCGGCATCGCCTCAAGCGGGCGCCTGCGCGTGCAGGCAGGCGGTGGCATCCGCGACGAAGACGGCGTGCGCCGGTTGCTGGAGGCGGGGGCCGATCGCGTCGTCGTCGGCAGCGTGGCCATCCGCGATCCGGAAACCGTCGCCATGTGGATCGGCCGTTACGGTGCCGACCGCATCGTGCCGGCATTGGACACGCGCTTCAGGGACGGGGAGTGGAAGCTGCCCAGCGCGGGATGGACCGCCGACGAAGCGCGCACGCTGGACGACCTGGTCCCCTGGTACGAGGCCGCGGGCGCGCGCCATCTGCTTTGCACCGACATCGACCGCGACGGCACGATGAGCGGCCCGAACGTCGCCCTCTACCGCCATCTGGGCACGCTGGCGCCGGCGCTGGAGGTGCAGGCGTCCGGTGGCGTACGTTCCCTGGAGGACGTCGCCGCGCTGGCATTGCAAGGCAGTGCCGGCGTCATCCTCGGAAGGGCGCTCCTGGAGGGCGCCTTCACGCTGGCCGATGCCTTCGCCGTGGCGGAGCGGGCGGGCGCGTCATGCTGA
- the hisIE gene encoding bifunctional phosphoribosyl-AMP cyclohydrolase/phosphoribosyl-ATP diphosphatase HisIE has protein sequence MNGLNADFAKGGGLLPAIVQHARTGEVLMLGYMDEAALKATRDRGLVTFFSRSKQRQWTKGETSGNTLAVVDARLDCDADTILVRALPAGPTCHRGTSSCFGDDVRPSLGFLAELDALVAARHAERPAGSYTTSLFEDGIRRIAQKVGEEGVETALAAVAQDDDALIGEAADLVFHLMVALRARGIGFDAVVAKLASRHAPADVSRGP, from the coding sequence ATGAACGGCTTGAACGCGGATTTCGCCAAGGGCGGCGGCCTGCTGCCGGCGATCGTGCAGCATGCGCGCACCGGCGAGGTGCTGATGCTGGGATACATGGACGAAGCCGCGTTGAAAGCGACGAGGGATCGCGGCCTGGTCACGTTCTTCAGTCGCAGCAAACAACGCCAGTGGACGAAGGGCGAGACCTCGGGGAACACGCTGGCCGTCGTCGATGCGCGCCTGGACTGCGATGCGGATACGATCCTGGTGCGTGCGCTTCCGGCGGGTCCGACCTGTCATCGCGGCACGTCGAGCTGCTTCGGCGACGACGTGCGGCCTTCGCTCGGCTTTCTCGCGGAACTGGATGCGCTGGTCGCGGCCAGGCATGCCGAGCGTCCCGCCGGCAGCTATACGACGTCGCTGTTCGAAGACGGGATACGCCGCATCGCGCAGAAGGTGGGCGAGGAAGGTGTGGAAACCGCGCTTGCCGCGGTGGCGCAGGACGACGATGCGTTGATCGGCGAGGCCGCCGACCTGGTGTTTCATCTGATGGTGGCGCTGCGCGCGCGCGGCATCGGATTCGATGCCGTGGTGGCAAAGCTGGCGTCGCGGCATGCGCCGGCGGACGTGTCGCGAGGCCCTTGA
- the arsC gene encoding arsenate reductase (glutaredoxin) (This arsenate reductase requires both glutathione and glutaredoxin to convert arsenate to arsenite, after which the efflux transporter formed by ArsA and ArsB can extrude the arsenite from the cell, providing resistance.), with protein MLTIWHNPRCSKSRETLALLQARGLSPSIVDYQATPPSATEIERVLGLLGLEPRALMRKGEDEYAALPATLSRAQLIEAMATTPKLIERPVVIHDDRAAIGRPPEAVLEIL; from the coding sequence ATGTTGACGATCTGGCATAACCCGCGCTGCTCCAAGTCGCGGGAAACGCTGGCGCTGTTGCAGGCCCGCGGCCTGTCGCCGTCGATCGTCGACTACCAGGCCACGCCACCTTCGGCGACCGAGATCGAACGCGTGCTCGGCCTGCTCGGGCTCGAGCCGCGCGCGCTGATGCGCAAGGGCGAAGACGAATATGCCGCGCTGCCGGCGACTCTCTCGCGGGCGCAGCTGATCGAGGCGATGGCGACGACGCCGAAGCTGATCGAGCGGCCTGTCGTGATCCATGACGACAGGGCGGCGATCGGGCGGCCTCCCGAGGCGGTGCTGGAAATCCTGTAG